In Gemmata obscuriglobus, a single genomic region encodes these proteins:
- a CDS encoding ECF-type sigma factor: MTEGSITAWVQRLAAGDGDAARPLWDRYFRRMVSLAAGRMVGRAADAEDVALSAFFQFCRAASGQKFARLASRDDLWHLLVVLTARKAVDWRKHQSAQKRGRPTDELPDDVPGSIVDPALAAAVGDEIRMLFDKLDSDELRELARFKLDGYTNEEIAERLGCTVRTVCRRLALIRDIWESDPPAEPDARPRH; encoded by the coding sequence ATGACCGAAGGTTCCATTACCGCCTGGGTTCAGCGCCTCGCCGCCGGCGACGGTGACGCCGCACGGCCGCTCTGGGACCGGTACTTTCGCCGCATGGTGTCGCTCGCCGCCGGGCGCATGGTCGGGCGCGCCGCCGACGCCGAGGACGTGGCCCTGTCCGCCTTCTTCCAGTTCTGCCGGGCCGCCTCGGGTCAGAAGTTCGCCCGGCTCGCCAGCCGCGACGACCTGTGGCACCTGTTGGTGGTGCTGACCGCTCGAAAGGCGGTGGACTGGCGCAAACACCAGTCGGCCCAAAAACGAGGCCGCCCCACCGACGAGTTGCCCGACGACGTTCCCGGGTCCATAGTGGACCCGGCACTGGCCGCGGCGGTGGGGGACGAGATCCGGATGCTGTTCGACAAACTCGATTCGGACGAACTGCGGGAGCTGGCCCGGTTCAAGCTGGACGGGTACACGAACGAGGAGATCGCCGAGCGGCTCGGTTGCACGGTCCGCACCGTGTGCCGCCGGCTCGCCCTGATCCGCGACATCTGGGAATCCGACCCGCCGGCCGAGCCCGACGCTCGTCCCAGGCACTGA
- a CDS encoding protein kinase domain-containing protein, with translation MPDTAPSTFLGLPTGAKRRVDAVCVAFERAGAGARIEDYVEQVEPAARDALLTELVALELEQRRAAGERPQAAEYVERFPSRAPAVRAAFGTATPAVGDVLGKYRLTGVLGRGGMGVVFEADDPVIDRKVAVKALPDARSADPHARERLLSEARLAGQLLHPNVVAVFEAGEANGVAFLVLERVPGGSCADRLKRDGALDWRFATRVLVDACRGLVAIHGAGFLHLDVKPGNILLPERAGTPDGSTGSGVLAKLADFSLSASDGTVTVPGSTAGTPAYMAPEQRDGAPLTQRTDVFGLGAAYFALLTGSAPYAGATVTEVVAEQLREPAPDPRALNPAVPARVARIVRSAMAPRPEDRYPSAAALLTDLEKVLAPPRPRLWPAALALGALLAAGAWAAWELLPGPGRARQPAVFATVDTWEPLLDQHDLGQWTPVVPDGVTPIGVGPQSLFGLVTLDGRPAVRATGTGLGSVESGREFENFHLRFEYRWAEAAGEHYASVRYHCTGELGSRGTHGMQLHLQRAGEYRRLNDLLRIDVGVIRGGAVESVRPGGRRIDPELLAEVPVGRWNRAAIVCVDDWAVHVINDTPVLSLARSRRADPPDEPLRRGRIRFQSIKGEIFFRNIEVRRVTELPPEYRRPAE, from the coding sequence ATGCCCGACACCGCCCCCTCCACGTTCCTTGGGCTACCCACCGGCGCCAAACGCCGCGTGGACGCCGTGTGCGTCGCGTTCGAGCGCGCCGGGGCCGGCGCGCGGATCGAGGACTACGTGGAGCAGGTCGAGCCGGCGGCCCGCGACGCGCTCCTGACCGAACTGGTCGCGCTGGAGCTGGAGCAGCGCCGGGCCGCCGGCGAGCGCCCGCAAGCGGCGGAGTACGTCGAACGCTTCCCGAGCCGTGCGCCGGCGGTACGCGCGGCGTTCGGAACGGCGACGCCCGCAGTGGGGGACGTGTTGGGCAAGTACCGGCTCACCGGGGTGCTCGGGCGCGGCGGGATGGGGGTGGTGTTCGAGGCGGACGACCCGGTCATCGACCGAAAGGTGGCGGTCAAGGCGCTGCCGGACGCGCGGTCCGCCGACCCGCACGCCCGCGAGCGGCTGCTGAGCGAGGCCCGCCTCGCCGGACAGTTACTACACCCGAACGTGGTGGCCGTGTTCGAAGCCGGAGAGGCGAACGGGGTCGCGTTCCTGGTCCTGGAGCGCGTCCCCGGCGGGAGCTGCGCGGACCGGCTCAAGCGCGACGGGGCGCTCGACTGGCGGTTCGCCACCCGCGTCCTCGTGGACGCGTGCCGCGGGTTGGTCGCGATTCACGGGGCCGGGTTCTTGCACCTGGACGTGAAGCCAGGCAACATCCTGCTACCGGAGCGAGCCGGCACGCCGGACGGCTCGACCGGAAGCGGGGTGCTCGCGAAGCTCGCCGACTTCAGCCTGTCGGCTTCGGACGGCACCGTCACCGTCCCGGGTTCCACCGCCGGCACGCCCGCGTACATGGCCCCCGAACAGCGCGACGGGGCACCGCTGACCCAGCGCACGGATGTGTTCGGGCTCGGGGCCGCGTACTTCGCGTTACTCACCGGCTCGGCGCCTTACGCCGGCGCGACGGTAACGGAGGTGGTGGCGGAACAACTCCGCGAGCCGGCCCCGGACCCGCGCGCCTTGAACCCGGCGGTGCCCGCGAGGGTCGCCCGGATCGTCCGGAGCGCGATGGCCCCGCGACCGGAAGACCGCTACCCGTCGGCCGCGGCGCTGCTCACGGACTTGGAGAAGGTACTCGCCCCGCCGCGGCCGCGTCTCTGGCCGGCGGCGCTCGCTCTTGGGGCGCTGCTCGCGGCCGGCGCGTGGGCGGCGTGGGAACTGCTGCCCGGCCCCGGGCGGGCGCGCCAGCCCGCCGTGTTCGCAACGGTCGACACCTGGGAACCGCTCCTGGACCAACACGACTTGGGGCAATGGACGCCGGTGGTGCCCGACGGCGTCACCCCGATCGGGGTCGGCCCGCAAAGCCTGTTCGGGCTGGTCACGCTCGACGGCCGCCCCGCGGTGCGGGCGACCGGAACGGGTTTAGGGAGCGTCGAGTCGGGCCGGGAGTTCGAGAACTTCCACCTGCGGTTCGAGTACCGCTGGGCGGAAGCGGCCGGCGAGCACTACGCGAGCGTGCGGTACCACTGCACCGGGGAGCTCGGCTCGCGCGGCACGCACGGAATGCAGTTGCACCTCCAGCGGGCCGGCGAGTACCGGCGGCTCAACGACCTGCTCCGGATTGATGTCGGCGTGATCCGCGGCGGCGCGGTGGAATCGGTGCGCCCGGGCGGCCGGCGGATCGACCCCGAGTTGCTCGCGGAGGTCCCGGTGGGCCGGTGGAACCGGGCCGCGATCGTGTGTGTCGACGATTGGGCGGTCCATGTCATCAACGACACGCCGGTGCTGTCACTGGCCCGGTCGCGCCGGGCGGACCCGCCGGACGAGCCGCTCCGCCGCGGGCGCATCCGGTTCCAGTCGATCAAGGGCGAAATCTTTTTCCGCAACATTGAGGTCCGGCGCGTCACCGAACTGCCCCCGGAGTACCGGCGCCCCGCCGAGTGA
- a CDS encoding universal stress protein yields MSTDTRPSPELFLSLLREQQRGRLKVYLGFAPGVGKTYEMLQEGQRLKRQGVDVAIGVVETHGRADTLAMVGELEKVPSRKLEYRGVVLEEMDLDAVLRRRPTVVLVDELAHTNAPGGRHGKRYQDVEELLRAGISVITTMNVQHLESLYEMVERFTGVKVKERVPDYVLAQAHQVVNVDLPAEDLQERMRAGKIYPAERIERALANFFTEPNLNQLREIALEQVAHVLDRRRQERERDSGVANTSERVMVCVSSRSPNALKLLRKGARLADRFGAPWYAVYIETPSERTERVDAATERRLTDSLTLAQQLDGVPLRFKGASLPDAVSSFAREYGITHIVIGRSQRSWYRRLFHASVLDQLLRAVAGVDVVVVDTCG; encoded by the coding sequence GTGAGCACCGACACCCGCCCCAGCCCGGAGCTGTTTTTGTCGCTGTTGCGCGAACAGCAGCGCGGCCGGCTGAAGGTTTATCTCGGTTTCGCCCCCGGCGTCGGCAAGACCTACGAGATGCTTCAGGAGGGGCAGCGCCTCAAACGGCAAGGCGTCGATGTGGCCATCGGCGTGGTCGAGACGCACGGCCGGGCGGACACGCTGGCGATGGTCGGCGAACTGGAGAAGGTGCCGAGTCGAAAGCTCGAGTACCGCGGCGTAGTACTCGAGGAGATGGACCTGGACGCGGTGCTCCGCCGACGCCCCACGGTCGTGCTGGTGGACGAGTTGGCGCACACCAACGCCCCCGGCGGGCGGCACGGTAAGCGGTACCAGGACGTGGAGGAGTTGCTCCGGGCCGGCATCAGCGTCATCACCACTATGAACGTGCAGCACCTCGAAAGCTTGTACGAGATGGTGGAGCGGTTCACCGGGGTGAAGGTGAAGGAGCGGGTGCCGGATTACGTACTCGCCCAGGCGCACCAAGTGGTGAACGTGGACCTGCCGGCGGAAGACCTTCAAGAGCGGATGCGGGCGGGGAAGATATATCCCGCGGAGCGGATCGAACGTGCGCTGGCGAACTTCTTCACGGAACCGAACCTGAACCAGTTGCGCGAGATCGCTTTGGAGCAGGTGGCGCACGTGCTGGACCGCCGGCGCCAGGAGCGGGAGCGCGATTCGGGAGTTGCGAATACGTCCGAGCGGGTGATGGTGTGCGTGTCGAGCCGCAGCCCGAATGCGCTAAAACTGCTGCGCAAGGGCGCCCGGCTCGCCGACCGGTTCGGCGCCCCGTGGTACGCGGTCTATATCGAGACTCCCTCCGAGCGCACCGAGAGGGTGGACGCGGCGACCGAGCGCCGGCTGACGGACTCGCTCACTCTGGCCCAGCAGTTGGACGGCGTTCCGCTGCGCTTCAAGGGGGCCAGCTTGCCGGACGCCGTGTCGTCGTTCGCGCGCGAGTACGGGATCACGCACATCGTCATCGGGCGTTCGCAGCGGTCCTGGTACCGGCGGCTCTTCCATGCAAGCGTATTGGATCAACTGCTGCGGGCCGTTGCGGGGGTCGATGTGGTCGTGGTAGACACGTGCGGGTAG
- a CDS encoding sensor histidine kinase, producing the protein MSLRTRILLSLAPLALLLVALGAAGVMLLDRVGGGIDAILRENYVSVQAMFRLGEAAERIDSSFQFALAGREAFAARQFEANWVVLEEQFAVEAANVTIHPTEDELVSRLRGLKAEYRERGRQFYALPPGSPERTAMYFGPSGLLERFNESKAVAGEILRVNRENMEQARDRARDTARTAMGAFGAALGLVALLLAGAGWYLLRTILGPIRAVTEAAHAIGGSGQLERTVPVFGRDELGRLAAAFNVMTRELRKYRRSNLDRLVRAQRTAQATIDSFPDPVLVVDPAGRADLANPAARALFGVGPTAQGDPGPVWSPPEPLGGPVADALQLQRAYQPDQFDQTVSFRLGGEDRTYLPHVRPIRDPDGDTLGAAVVLHDVTRFRLLDQFKSDLVATVSHELKTPLTSVRLAVHILLEETVGPLTTKQTELLIDARDSAERLLALIEQLLALARLQKPHDEGTFHPADPAELLRTAADAARARADDKHITLAVNTNAVVPAVVVDSDRFGQALGNLLNNAITYTPPGGTVALAAGMTTDGAVVLSVADTGVGIPAEHLAHVFDRFFRIPGQSEEGGTGLGLAIVKEVVVAHRGTVTCESEPGKGTTFRIILPAHLAEGRS; encoded by the coding sequence ATGAGCCTACGCACACGTATCCTTCTGTCGCTCGCCCCGCTCGCGCTGCTGCTGGTCGCGCTGGGCGCGGCGGGCGTCATGCTGCTCGACCGCGTGGGCGGGGGCATCGATGCCATCCTGCGCGAGAACTACGTGAGCGTGCAGGCCATGTTCCGATTGGGCGAGGCGGCCGAGCGGATCGATTCGTCGTTCCAGTTCGCCCTGGCGGGCCGCGAGGCCTTCGCGGCCCGCCAGTTCGAGGCGAACTGGGTTGTGCTCGAGGAGCAGTTCGCGGTCGAGGCCGCGAACGTCACGATCCACCCGACGGAGGACGAACTCGTTTCCCGGCTGCGTGGCCTAAAAGCGGAGTACCGCGAGCGGGGGCGCCAGTTTTATGCGCTGCCCCCTGGCTCGCCCGAGCGAACGGCCATGTACTTCGGCCCTTCCGGACTGTTGGAGCGGTTCAACGAGAGCAAGGCCGTGGCGGGCGAGATTCTGCGCGTGAACCGAGAGAACATGGAGCAGGCCCGCGACCGCGCGCGCGACACTGCCCGCACGGCAATGGGCGCGTTCGGGGCCGCACTCGGGCTGGTCGCGCTGCTTCTCGCGGGGGCCGGGTGGTACCTGTTGCGCACGATCCTCGGGCCGATCCGGGCCGTGACCGAGGCGGCGCACGCGATCGGCGGTTCCGGGCAACTCGAGCGCACGGTTCCTGTGTTCGGCCGGGACGAACTCGGGCGGCTCGCCGCCGCGTTCAACGTGATGACGCGCGAGCTGCGCAAATATCGGAGGTCCAACCTCGACAGGCTCGTGCGGGCGCAGCGGACCGCTCAGGCGACGATCGACTCGTTTCCGGACCCGGTGCTGGTGGTCGATCCGGCGGGCCGCGCCGACCTCGCGAACCCGGCGGCCCGGGCACTGTTCGGCGTCGGCCCCACGGCGCAGGGCGACCCGGGGCCGGTGTGGTCGCCGCCCGAACCGCTCGGCGGGCCGGTTGCGGACGCGCTCCAACTTCAGCGCGCCTACCAGCCGGACCAGTTCGACCAGACCGTTTCGTTCCGGCTCGGCGGTGAGGATCGCACCTACCTCCCGCACGTGCGGCCGATCCGCGATCCGGACGGGGACACGCTGGGCGCGGCGGTGGTGCTCCACGACGTGACCCGGTTCCGGCTCCTGGATCAATTCAAGAGTGACCTTGTGGCGACCGTGAGCCACGAACTGAAGACGCCGCTCACCTCGGTGCGGCTCGCGGTTCACATTCTGCTTGAAGAAACCGTCGGGCCGCTGACCACGAAGCAGACCGAACTCCTGATCGACGCCCGCGACAGCGCCGAGCGCTTGCTCGCGCTCATTGAGCAGTTGCTCGCACTCGCCCGGCTGCAGAAGCCGCACGACGAGGGCACGTTTCATCCCGCAGATCCAGCAGAACTGCTTCGAACGGCCGCCGATGCGGCCCGTGCCCGTGCGGACGACAAGCACATCACGCTCGCGGTGAACACGAACGCCGTTGTGCCCGCGGTGGTGGTGGACAGTGATCGGTTCGGGCAGGCGCTCGGCAACTTGCTGAACAACGCGATCACCTACACGCCTCCGGGCGGCACGGTCGCACTCGCGGCCGGCATGACGACCGACGGGGCCGTCGTCCTGAGCGTCGCGGACACCGGGGTGGGCATCCCGGCCGAGCACCTGGCGCACGTGTTCGATCGGTTCTTTCGGATCCCGGGTCAGAGCGAGGAGGGCGGGACCGGGCTCGGTCTCGCCATCGTGAAAGAGGTGGTGGTCGCCCATCGCGGTACGGTCACCTGCGAGAGCGAACCGGGGAAGGGCACGACGTTCCGCATCATACTCCCGGCGCACCTCGCGGAGGGCCGCTCGTGA
- a CDS encoding sigma-54-dependent transcriptional regulator produces the protein MQTSRGTLQLLVIDDEASLRRTIRIALESFGHTVKDAANRAQALEALRAQRFDLAFLDLKLGPEKGLELLPELLAAAPGLHVVIVTAHASLDTAIEALRKGAFDYLPKPFTPNQLRLALDRSALVRGLRDRVAALEEQVRQLPPEVELDSAEPSVRAALDVAFQVAPTEATVLVRGESGTGKGVLARELHARSKRAARPFVTVHCPSLSADLLESDLFGHAKGAFTGAVADKIGKVDVADGGTLFLDEIGDLPLALQPKLLRLIQDKTYERVGEPAARSADVRIVAATNRPLEVEVRTGRFREDLFYRLNVIEITMPALRQRRGDVLPLARHLLRFFARQSGKPVTGFTPEAEAALDAYLWPGNVRELRNAVERGVILTREERVGLEHMPGQLTAAGGGAARVELGGPVTLEALEAEHIRRVVAAAPSLDEAARVLGINPSTLYRKRQRELKGDA, from the coding sequence ATGCAAACTTCACGCGGTACGCTTCAGTTGCTGGTGATCGACGACGAGGCCAGCCTGCGGCGCACGATCCGCATCGCGCTCGAGAGCTTCGGCCACACGGTGAAGGACGCCGCGAACCGCGCGCAGGCGCTCGAGGCGCTTCGCGCGCAGCGGTTCGACCTCGCGTTCCTCGACCTCAAGCTCGGCCCCGAAAAGGGGCTCGAACTGCTCCCCGAACTGCTGGCAGCGGCGCCGGGCCTGCACGTCGTCATCGTCACGGCGCACGCGAGCCTGGACACCGCGATCGAGGCGCTCCGGAAGGGCGCGTTCGACTACCTGCCGAAGCCGTTCACGCCGAACCAACTCCGCTTGGCCCTCGACCGGTCGGCGCTCGTTCGCGGGCTGCGCGACCGGGTGGCGGCGCTCGAAGAACAGGTCCGGCAGCTCCCGCCGGAGGTCGAACTGGACTCCGCGGAGCCGTCGGTCCGCGCGGCCCTGGACGTAGCGTTCCAGGTTGCCCCGACGGAAGCGACGGTGCTGGTGCGGGGCGAGAGCGGCACGGGCAAGGGGGTGCTCGCCCGGGAACTGCACGCGCGCAGCAAGCGGGCCGCGCGCCCGTTCGTGACCGTTCACTGCCCGAGCCTGTCCGCTGACCTGCTGGAGAGCGACCTGTTCGGGCACGCGAAGGGCGCGTTCACCGGGGCGGTTGCCGACAAGATCGGCAAGGTGGACGTGGCCGACGGGGGGACGCTGTTCCTCGACGAGATCGGCGACCTGCCGCTGGCGCTCCAGCCGAAGCTGTTGCGGCTGATCCAGGACAAGACGTACGAGCGGGTGGGCGAGCCGGCGGCGCGGAGCGCGGACGTGCGGATCGTCGCGGCGACCAACCGCCCGCTTGAGGTTGAGGTGCGGACTGGGCGGTTTCGCGAGGACTTGTTTTACCGGTTGAACGTGATCGAAATCACCATGCCCGCGCTGCGTCAGCGCCGCGGGGACGTGTTGCCGCTCGCGCGCCACCTGCTGAGGTTCTTCGCCCGGCAGTCCGGGAAGCCGGTGACCGGGTTCACGCCGGAGGCGGAAGCGGCACTGGACGCGTACCTGTGGCCCGGAAACGTTCGCGAACTGCGGAACGCGGTAGAGCGCGGAGTCATCCTGACACGCGAAGAGCGTGTGGGTCTGGAACACATGCCGGGTCAACTCACGGCCGCCGGGGGCGGGGCGGCGCGGGTCGAACTCGGCGGCCCGGTCACGCTCGAAGCCCTCGAGGCGGAACACATCCGCCGCGTGGTCGCGGCGGCGCCGTCGCTGGACGAGGCGGCGCGGGTGCTCGGCATCAACCCGAGCACGCTGTACCGTAAGCGGCAGCGCGAGTTAAAGGGGGACGCATGA
- the kdpF gene encoding K(+)-transporting ATPase subunit F yields MLWFTALVTLFLLGYLLAALLRPERF; encoded by the coding sequence ATGCTCTGGTTCACCGCGCTCGTGACGCTGTTCCTATTGGGCTATTTGCTCGCAGCGCTGTTGCGCCCCGAGCGGTTCTAA
- the kdpA gene encoding potassium-transporting ATPase subunit KdpA has translation MILLPVLIIGLTVALSIPLGRYMARVLDRAGPSNAIERLIDTGGQNWKQYVSAMLLSNAALFVFGFVVLAAQPWHPAFLNPDNKGMLSPSTIFNTACSFLTNTNLQHYSGEVHLTYGSQIFGIMYKQFMTPAIGLAALLAVIRGLRGDKTDGAAEQAGSSPAIIVGNYNLDVWRGLVYVALPLSVVVGLLLIAGGTPMTFRGNQDVPTLQVGALGTTDDGSAKPQTIARGPVAAVVAIKQLGTNGGGFFGPNSAHPLENPTAWTNVIECVCIILIPMACLVMFGHMIRNRRHTGVIFGVSLVILIALTAWGLHHDTAKPNPGLAGGPAILDAKGQPPTVTTLNSEGGIEQKPLPDHATRERVGLPVTQDTGNLEGKELRFGPGAGPTWAAVTTCTSNGSVNCMHDSLNPLAGLAPLTGMWLNCAFGGIGVGLINMLIYLVVAVFLAGLMVGRTPEYLGKKVEAREMKLAALALLAHPILILAPLGLFAAAGWLDPSTNNPGAHGFGEGVYEFTSSSANNGSGFEGLGDTFGFSDADKNASAPAPYAPHWDIACGLVMILARFIPIIAPIAFAASLGGKKPTPFTSGTLRTDTVTFGCVLLGTILLVGALMFLPIAALGPVAEHFGPLPFGR, from the coding sequence ATGATACTTCTGCCGGTCCTGATTATCGGCCTGACCGTCGCGCTGTCGATCCCGTTGGGCCGGTACATGGCCCGCGTGCTCGACCGCGCCGGCCCCAGCAACGCGATTGAGCGGCTCATCGACACCGGCGGCCAGAACTGGAAGCAGTACGTGTCCGCGATGCTGCTGTCCAACGCGGCCCTGTTCGTGTTCGGGTTCGTGGTGCTCGCCGCGCAGCCGTGGCACCCCGCGTTCCTGAACCCGGACAACAAGGGGATGCTGTCCCCCTCCACGATCTTCAACACCGCCTGCTCGTTCCTCACGAACACGAACCTCCAGCACTACAGCGGCGAGGTCCACCTGACGTACGGGAGCCAGATCTTCGGGATCATGTACAAGCAGTTCATGACGCCGGCGATCGGGCTGGCGGCCCTGCTGGCGGTGATCCGCGGCCTGCGCGGCGATAAGACCGATGGGGCAGCAGAACAAGCGGGAAGCTCCCCCGCAATAATTGTGGGCAACTACAACCTCGACGTGTGGCGCGGGCTGGTCTACGTTGCCCTGCCCCTCTCGGTGGTGGTAGGCCTTCTGCTGATCGCCGGCGGCACGCCCATGACGTTCCGGGGGAACCAGGACGTTCCAACGCTTCAGGTCGGGGCGCTGGGCACCACCGACGACGGCTCCGCGAAACCACAAACGATCGCACGCGGTCCGGTCGCTGCGGTGGTGGCAATCAAGCAACTCGGCACCAACGGCGGCGGGTTCTTCGGGCCGAACTCGGCGCACCCGCTCGAGAACCCGACCGCATGGACCAACGTGATCGAGTGCGTGTGCATCATCCTCATCCCGATGGCGTGCCTGGTGATGTTCGGCCACATGATCCGCAACCGCCGGCACACGGGGGTCATCTTCGGGGTGTCGCTTGTGATCCTGATCGCCCTGACCGCCTGGGGCCTTCACCACGACACCGCGAAGCCGAACCCGGGTCTGGCTGGTGGCCCGGCGATCCTCGACGCAAAGGGACAACCGCCCACCGTCACCACGCTCAACAGCGAGGGGGGCATCGAGCAGAAGCCGCTGCCCGACCACGCCACCCGCGAACGTGTGGGACTGCCGGTGACGCAAGACACCGGCAACCTGGAGGGCAAGGAGTTGCGGTTCGGCCCCGGCGCCGGGCCGACGTGGGCGGCGGTCACCACCTGCACCAGCAACGGGTCGGTGAACTGCATGCACGACAGCCTGAACCCGCTCGCGGGGCTGGCGCCCCTCACCGGGATGTGGCTCAACTGCGCGTTCGGCGGCATCGGGGTCGGCCTCATCAACATGCTGATCTACCTCGTCGTCGCGGTGTTCCTCGCGGGGCTGATGGTGGGCCGAACGCCGGAGTACCTGGGCAAAAAGGTCGAAGCCCGCGAGATGAAGCTCGCCGCCCTGGCGCTCCTCGCGCACCCGATCCTGATACTGGCCCCGCTGGGGCTGTTCGCGGCGGCCGGCTGGCTCGACCCGTCCACCAACAACCCCGGCGCGCACGGGTTCGGCGAGGGGGTGTACGAGTTCACCTCGTCGTCCGCCAACAACGGCTCAGGCTTCGAAGGGCTGGGCGACACCTTCGGGTTCAGCGACGCCGACAAGAACGCGAGCGCCCCCGCGCCGTACGCCCCGCACTGGGACATCGCGTGCGGGCTGGTGATGATCCTCGCGCGGTTCATCCCGATCATCGCCCCGATCGCGTTCGCGGCGAGCCTCGGCGGCAAGAAGCCGACCCCGTTCACCTCGGGCACGCTCCGCACCGACACGGTCACGTTCGGGTGCGTGCTGCTCGGCACGATCCTGCTCGTGGGCGCGCTGATGTTCTTGCCGATCGCGGCTTTGGGGCCGGTGGCCGAGCACTTCGGGCCGCTCCCGTTCGGCCGATGA